In a genomic window of Magnolia sinica isolate HGM2019 chromosome 14, MsV1, whole genome shotgun sequence:
- the LOC131224938 gene encoding uncharacterized protein At1g01500-like has product MQHGNNPSCLDRHGIRLQSLDSSRIPTAETASLTLYRDRIDKESSEVTYVSTDNVHVTGAVDFEVFEKEDLILCGSLERMEPSSKNGGVGFNQHHHQALDNDSKTGWSMDCYSAASLTTGSSAFCQPKLEISSPSIEVYVASCCSGFPLILTKTIHLSPRRKPLGQTTLDSIPEDEEMGREYRSINSFLRNPE; this is encoded by the exons ATGCAAC ATGGCAACAACCCATCCTGTTTGGACAGGCATGGGATTAGGCTTCAATCCCTAGACAGCTCCCGTATCCCCACCGCCGAGACCGCGTCCCTCACCCTCTACCGCGATCGCATCGACAAGGAGTCCTCAGAGGTCACCTACGTCAGCACCGACAACGTCCATGTAACTGGGGCCGTCGATTTCGAGGTGTTCGAGAAGGAGGATCTGATCCTCTGTGGGTCGCTCGAGAGGATGGAGCCCTCGTCGAAGAATGGCGGTGTCGGGTTTAATCAGCACCATCATCAGGCCCTGGACAATGATTCAAAGACTGGGTGGAGTATGGATTGCTACTCCGCAGCGTCGCTCACAACAGGATCCTCCGCATTCTGCCAGCCTAAGCTCGAGATTTCCTCGCCCTCCATTGAGGTGTATGTCGCTAGTTGCTGCTCTGGATTCCCCCTGATTTTGACGAAGACGATTCATCTGAGTCCAAGGCGGAAGCCTCTGGGGCAAACGACTCTCGACTCTATACCGGAGGATGAAGAAATGGGAAGAGAGTATAGGAGCATCAATAGCTTTCTTCGCAatccggag
- the LOC131224937 gene encoding uncharacterized protein At1g01500-like, with amino-acid sequence MGIQSPPSQTLSCLRCKFAAYLRSYFVGSLAQLSMAPHSQQWPRPELYCAFSDLSHDVGQRHGIRLQSLDGSRIPTAETASLTLRCDRIDKESSEVTYVSTDNVRVTGAVDFEVFEKEDLILCGSLERMESSSKNGGVGFNQHHHQPLDNDSKTGWSMDCYSAASLTTGSFAFCQPKLGISSPSIKVYVTGCCSGFPLILMKTIHLSPRRKPLRQTTLDFIPEDEETGREYRSINGFLRNPERERETR; translated from the exons ATGGGGATTCAGTCTCCTCCGTCGCAGACATTGTCGTGTTTGCGCTGTAAGTTTGCTGCATATCTCCGATCATATTTCGTAGGTTCTTTAGCTCAGCTCTCCATGGCTCCCCACTCTCAGCAGTGGCCTCGACCGGAGCTCTACTGCGCCTTCTCCGATCTATCTCATGACGTAGGTCAGAG GCATGGGATTAGGCTTCAATCCCTAGACGGCTCCCGTATCCCCACCGCCGAGACCGCGTCCCTCACCCTCCGCTGCGATCGCATTGACAAGGAGTCCTCGGAGGTCACCTACGTCAGCACCGACAACGTTCGTGTAACTGGGGCCGTCGATTTCGAGGTATTCGAGAAGGAGGATCTGATCCTCTGCGGGTCGCTCGAGAGGATGGAGTCCTCGTCGAAGAACGGCGGTGTCGGGTTTAATCAGCACCATCATCAGCCCCTGGACAATGATTCAAAGACCGGGTGGAGTATGGATTGCTACTCCGCAGCGTCGCTCACAACAGGATCCTTCGCATTCTGCCAGCCTAAGCTCGGGATTTCCTCGCCCTCCATTAAGGTGTATGTCACTGGTTGCTGCTCTGGATTCCCCCTGATTTTGATGAAGACGATTCATCTAAGTCCAAGGCGGAAGCCTCTGAGGCAAACGACTCTCGACTTTATACCGGAGGATGAAGAAACGGGAAGAGAGTATAGGAGCATCAACGGCTTTCTTCGCAatccggagagagagagagagacgagatga